GTATAAAATTTGTTACAAAAAATTTGGTTACTGAAAGATGAGGAAGTTGCGCATAATTGCCACCACCGTCATTAGGGCTGTCAAGTAGGGCCGAAGCCTGCGGGCCGGCCTGCACCCGCCCCGCAGTGGGGCGGGCTAGGGCCGGCCTGCACCCGCCCCGCAGTGGGGCGGGCTAGGGCCTCCAAAAAGAAGGCCTGCCAAttagcgggcctaacgggctttGCCCGCGGAAGCCCGCAGCCCGCGCGGGCTGATCCGCGCGGGTCGCGGGCCGGCCCGTGGGCcatgctattaaaaaaaattaatatatataattaattattaattatagatgatatatattatgttgtctGTTCTGTAACTGTTggcaatattatattaatctaataTTAGTGGACTGTGAACAGTGTGAagtttgttatattatattaatctaatatcatatattttattttaaatattatttaatatttaattttagatttttttaatattaattagtagGCCCGTGGGCCAGCCCGCCAAACCCGCAAGCCCGCACGGGGCGGGCTTGGGCTGTATACTTCCCAGCTCGCGGGCTTCGTGGGCCGGCCCGCATAAGCCCGCGAAAATAAAAGCCCGCAGCGGGCCGGGCCTAATGGGGCGagccggcccgctttgacaccCCTAACCGTCATAAAGAATcaatagaataaaaaatttaaaggtattaaatttaaacttttaattagtttttaaaagtagtatttgaaTTATACTAAGTTTTCTATATTGTTTTGTATTAGGACTTTAATGCTTTTTTATTCtctaatatacataattgaAATTCATGTTCCAAAGTTATGAACTTTCTTTTCGCATCAATCAATCAGATTTTTCTTCTGTTCCATCAAATTTTACGGTATGTTTGATTGCATTCATAGATACGCATATGCTTTGAGTTTtgcaaataatatatactagtaattttattataattttaaatgtttgtACTTTGAAATAAATTCCTGTTCGTCGTGGTTCATACTATTTTTCTATTGCGAACAACTACCAAATGCCTTTGGCTGCTGTTCACAATAGTACCTCCACCTACAATGTTTTAAACgtgatttttttggtaaaattataaattttctcattgaaaattatattataatcataTGTTAATTGCCAGTTATTGACTTATTCTTATTAGCTTATGAAATCGTAGTGTGATTCACGTATTTGTGCGAAGTtatgttgaatttttttcaaaCATTGCTAGAAGgataaagatttttttattagttGTCCTATTGTTATTAAATTGTTTTCGTCACTTATAAGAAAGTTTATCTATAATCTATGGTAGTAATCAATGGAAGGTTCTCAACAAGGAAATAGCAAGGAAAAGAATAAAGTAGTTGGAAATTATACATTGTGGACGCGGGAGGAGAGTAATGAGTTGCTACGTCTTATGGTTAATGCGGTAAAAAATGGATGTCGTGGTAGTAGTGGAGTCTTAAGCAAGGCAACTGTGGAAAGAAAGATACTTCCTCTTCTTAATGAAAAATTTGGTTGTCAAAGATCATATGCACACTACCAAAGTCGATTGAAATGGTTTAGAAGACGTTTTCACAAATTTTCTCAGCTTATGTGTCATAACTCTGAATTTCGGTGGGATCCAACAACAAAAAGGTTCATGGCTAGTGATGAAGTGTGAGAAGATTATTTTAAGGTGAGTTTTTTAGGTCATTAAAATAGATTTtactttgaattttatatttcaaataaattattaactacttttttttcttttcttttctagtGTTATTCTACTCATAAGAACCTACGCACATGTACTATTGCTGACTATGAAGATTTGGCAATTGTATTTGGGAATACTAATACCACAGGAAGTGATACAGATGCAAAAACCTACAATGCGAAAGAAGATAAACAACATAACATTGATGAGCTACAATTTGACTCTGGCAATGATGAATTCATCCTAAATGATGCATATGTAGCATCCCAAGATCCCCAACCCTTACAATATACTTCGTCAATACCTCAAGAGATAAATGAAGCAACTTCAACAAAGTATTTTagcaaaaaaagaaatagaacaGAGTCGTGTGATGAGAATAGTTTAGTTGAAGACCAATCTAACATCTTGGAGAAACTATCTATTTGTTTAGATTCAATTGCTGCTAATTTTCATAGCTTAGTGCAAAAgagggaaaaaggaaataattgTTGGAATGCTATCAAGGAACTCCCAGGCTTGAATAATGACACCCGTTTCAAAGCTATTG
This region of Ipomoea triloba cultivar NCNSP0323 chromosome 15, ASM357664v1 genomic DNA includes:
- the LOC116006829 gene encoding uncharacterized protein At2g29880-like; the protein is MEGSQQGNSKEKNKVVGNYTLWTREESNELLRLMVNAVKNGCRGSSGVLSKATVERKILPLLNEKFGCQRSYAHYQSRLKWFRRRFHKFSQLMCHNSEFRWDPTTKRFMASDECYSTHKNLRTCTIADYEDLAIVFGNTNTTGSDTDAKTYNAKEDKQHNIDELQFDSGNDEFILNDAYVASQDPQPLQYTSSIPQEINEATSTKYFSKKRNRTESCDENSLVEDQSNILEKLSICLDSIAANFHSLVQKREKGNNCWNAIKELPGLNNDTRFKAIEWLNTETKKNIFLEMSPQNRYKWIIFKLSK